The following are encoded in a window of Cystobacter ferrugineus genomic DNA:
- a CDS encoding DUF4150 domain-containing protein, whose amino-acid sequence MPVNTGVNKMSVVTKDSGGVTTAFPDVCKTPSPAGPVPIPYPNVAQSSDTAKGTKKVSVAGNPVCVKDSNFSTSMGDEAGTAGGGVASSKTKGKAEFVNFSFDVKFEGKNVARAFDLMLHNDKNTPPFPVMQGPIIAMGGGDTKPKCLCCEEDV is encoded by the coding sequence ATGCCCGTCAACACTGGTGTCAACAAGATGTCCGTGGTGACCAAGGACAGTGGTGGCGTCACCACCGCGTTCCCGGACGTGTGCAAGACGCCCAGTCCGGCCGGGCCCGTGCCCATCCCTTACCCCAACGTGGCGCAATCCTCGGACACCGCGAAGGGCACCAAGAAGGTATCCGTGGCAGGCAATCCGGTGTGCGTGAAGGACTCGAACTTCAGCACCAGCATGGGTGATGAGGCGGGCACGGCCGGGGGCGGCGTGGCCTCCAGCAAAACCAAGGGCAAGGCCGAGTTCGTCAACTTCTCCTTCGACGTGAAGTTCGAGGGTAAGAACGTAGCGCGCGCCTTCGACCTTATGCTTCACAACGACAAGAACACGCCCCCCTTCCCGGTCATGCAGGGGCCCATCATCGCCATGGGCGGTGGTGATACGAAGCCCAAGTGCCTCTGCTGCGAAGAGGACGTTTAG
- a CDS encoding DUF2169 family type VI secretion system accessory protein yields MGHPAIDNETPFVFDIMGLADEDGRPMLLLVVKATYSIGDMRLQLAEEQFPVNWSGESWGEPGESSYKYEPEGAFIKPTTDVALIGHAHALQRGTTETGVALQIGPLKKVVRVVGERTWFRSMGRVGMTKPLPFGTMPLVWERAFGGWDRTDSGKPAFEPRNPVGTGFRASTRHFEEGLKLPNLEDPAEPLRDFGQMVTPASFGFISPHWQPRAKYAGTYDEAWNKTRKPLLPKDFNRRFFNAAAPGLIAPGYLQGNEAVVVAGASPRGRLAFSLPGQAAPRVTVALTSSGDAKPEMRLDTVILDTDAEHVLLLWRGHVVLSDGMHDVRDLRVTAEGVSRPKTA; encoded by the coding sequence ATGGGACATCCCGCCATCGATAACGAGACGCCGTTCGTCTTCGACATCATGGGCCTCGCGGACGAGGACGGGAGGCCCATGCTGCTCTTGGTGGTGAAAGCCACCTATTCCATCGGCGACATGAGGCTGCAACTCGCCGAGGAGCAGTTCCCAGTGAACTGGAGCGGCGAGTCCTGGGGTGAACCCGGCGAATCCAGCTACAAGTACGAGCCGGAGGGAGCCTTCATCAAGCCGACCACGGACGTAGCACTCATCGGCCACGCACACGCACTACAGCGGGGTACTACCGAGACAGGGGTCGCCCTCCAGATAGGCCCGCTGAAAAAGGTCGTGCGCGTGGTGGGTGAGCGCACCTGGTTCCGCAGCATGGGCCGAGTGGGCATGACGAAGCCGCTGCCCTTCGGGACGATGCCCCTCGTCTGGGAGCGGGCCTTCGGTGGTTGGGACCGGACGGATTCGGGCAAGCCCGCCTTCGAGCCGCGCAACCCGGTGGGTACCGGCTTCCGCGCCAGCACGCGCCATTTCGAGGAAGGATTGAAACTGCCCAACCTGGAGGACCCGGCGGAACCACTGCGCGACTTCGGGCAGATGGTCACGCCAGCGAGCTTCGGATTTATCTCGCCCCACTGGCAGCCAAGGGCGAAGTACGCGGGCACCTACGACGAAGCCTGGAACAAGACGCGCAAGCCACTGCTGCCGAAGGACTTCAACCGACGCTTCTTCAATGCCGCAGCGCCAGGCCTCATCGCCCCTGGCTACCTCCAAGGCAACGAGGCCGTGGTCGTTGCTGGCGCCTCTCCAAGAGGTCGGCTCGCCTTTTCACTCCCTGGCCAAGCAGCACCCAGGGTCACCGTAGCCCTGACCAGCTCCGGGGACGCGAAGCCCGAGATGCGCCTGGACACCGTCATCCTCGACACGGACGCGGAGCACGTCCTGCTCCTGTGGCGCGGGCACGTGGTGCTCAGTGACGGTATGCATGATGTGCGCGACTTACGCGTCACTGCTGAGGGTGTTTCTCGGCCGAAGACAGCCTGA
- a CDS encoding NUDIX hydrolase, translating to MTSEVQRARQSLAPYARPAVAVDLVVLTLVDGALHVLLIRRGEPPFEGKLALPGGILRVGDGEEDQGEDLDVAAVRELHEETGLESRDVLLEQFATFGRPGRDPRMRVVSVAYYALVRPELARRVRAGGDAAEARWEAVGRLDASTLAFDHEDILRVALARMREKLDTSALAFSLVPERFSIPELRAVFSAVKGEPQDPGNFRRKVKRLIEDGVLEAAPGVRRTASKPAALYRFRAASPETPARGFKSGTRSA from the coding sequence ATGACGTCCGAGGTCCAGCGGGCGCGCCAGTCGCTGGCGCCCTACGCGCGCCCGGCGGTGGCGGTGGACCTGGTCGTCCTCACGCTGGTGGACGGGGCGCTGCACGTGCTGCTCATCCGCCGGGGCGAGCCGCCCTTCGAGGGGAAGCTGGCGCTGCCCGGAGGCATCCTGCGCGTGGGCGATGGCGAGGAGGACCAGGGCGAGGACCTGGACGTGGCGGCGGTGCGCGAGCTGCACGAGGAGACGGGGCTGGAGTCGCGGGACGTGCTGCTGGAGCAGTTCGCCACGTTCGGCCGGCCGGGGAGGGATCCGCGCATGCGGGTGGTGTCGGTGGCGTACTACGCCCTGGTGCGGCCCGAGCTGGCGCGGCGGGTGAGGGCGGGGGGGGACGCGGCGGAGGCGCGCTGGGAGGCGGTGGGGCGCCTGGACGCGAGCACCCTGGCGTTCGACCACGAGGACATCCTCCGGGTGGCGCTGGCTCGCATGCGCGAGAAGCTGGACACGTCGGCGCTGGCGTTCTCGCTGGTGCCCGAGCGCTTCTCCATTCCGGAGTTGCGCGCGGTGTTCTCCGCGGTGAAGGGCGAGCCGCAGGATCCGGGCAACTTCCGCCGCAAGGTGAAGCGGCTCATCGAGGATGGGGTGCTGGAAGCGGCACCCGGTGTGCGGCGCACGGCCTCCAAGCCCGCCGCGCTCTACCGCTTCCGCGCGGCGAGCCCGGAGACGCCGGCGCGTGGGTTCAAGAGTGGAACCCGCTCCGCCTGA
- a CDS encoding nicotinamidase, whose product MSLPLPSFYDDARVGSLYLERAARVTDEARRYAREHGVRPAREDRLRIAAFGIDAQVAFCQPEASLFVPGAVEDSQRTLRWLYRNLDRITGLVFSMDTHRVFQIFHPGWWQGPDGQPPPPLTVITPADVRSGRWRATRHPEESLAYCERLEATGRYVLTVWPYHALLGGLSHALLPAMMEASLFHALVRDTPTHIIQKGEEALTENYSVFSPEVTEVSGRTVGRFDQALFDHLLTFDRVYVFGQAKSHCVLSTLMDLKRRIEETDRSKMGRIHILEDAMSPVPAPPLDPLPPGLDFPRVANEALRALQEAGMKVVRTTDPIEG is encoded by the coding sequence ACGGACGAGGCGCGCCGCTACGCCCGGGAGCACGGGGTGCGACCCGCGCGCGAGGACCGGCTGCGCATCGCCGCCTTCGGTATCGACGCGCAGGTGGCCTTCTGTCAGCCCGAGGCGAGCCTCTTCGTGCCGGGCGCCGTGGAGGACTCCCAGCGGACCCTGCGCTGGCTGTACAGGAACCTGGATCGCATCACCGGGCTGGTGTTCTCCATGGACACCCACCGCGTCTTCCAGATCTTCCACCCCGGGTGGTGGCAGGGTCCGGACGGCCAGCCGCCTCCGCCCCTCACGGTCATCACCCCGGCGGACGTGCGCTCGGGCCGGTGGCGCGCCACGCGGCATCCCGAGGAGAGCCTCGCCTACTGCGAGCGCCTGGAGGCCACGGGCCGCTACGTGCTCACGGTGTGGCCCTACCATGCGCTACTCGGGGGCCTGAGCCACGCGCTCCTGCCGGCGATGATGGAGGCGAGCCTCTTCCACGCGCTGGTGCGCGACACACCCACGCACATCATCCAGAAGGGCGAGGAGGCGCTCACGGAGAACTACTCGGTGTTCTCGCCCGAGGTGACGGAGGTGTCGGGACGCACGGTGGGCCGGTTCGACCAGGCGCTCTTCGACCATCTGCTCACGTTCGACCGGGTGTACGTGTTCGGCCAGGCCAAGTCGCACTGCGTGCTGTCGACGCTGATGGACCTCAAGCGGCGCATCGAGGAGACGGACCGCTCGAAGATGGGGCGCATCCACATCCTGGAGGACGCGATGAGCCCGGTGCCCGCGCCGCCGTTGGATCCGCTGCCGCCGGGGTTGGACTTCCCGCGCGTGGCCAACGAGGCGCTGCGCGCGTTGCAGGAGGCGGGGATGAAGGTGGTGCGCACCACCGACCCGATCGAGGGGTGA